In one window of Gorilla gorilla gorilla isolate KB3781 chromosome 2, NHGRI_mGorGor1-v2.1_pri, whole genome shotgun sequence DNA:
- the LOC101137537 gene encoding LOW QUALITY PROTEIN: large ribosomal subunit protein eL21 (The sequence of the model RefSeq protein was modified relative to this genomic sequence to represent the inferred CDS: substituted 1 base at 1 genomic stop codon), whose amino-acid sequence MTNTKGKRRGTRYMFSRPFRKHGVVPLATYMRIYKKGDIVDIKGMGTVQKGMPHKCYHGKTGRVYNVTQHAVGIVVNKQVKGKILAKRINVRIEHIKHSKSXDSFLKRVKENDQKKKEAKEKGTWVQLKRQPAPPREAHFVRTNGKEPELLEPIPYEFMA is encoded by the coding sequence ATGACGAACACAAAGGGGAAGAGGAGAGGCACCCGATATATGTTCTCTAGGCCTTTTAGAAAACATGGAGTTGTTCCTTTGGCCACATATATGCGAATCTATAAGAAAGGTGATATTGTAGACATCAAGGGAATGGGTACTGTTCAAAAAGGAATGCCCCACAAGTGTTACCATGGCAAAACTGGAAGAGTCTACAATGTTACCCAGCATGCTGTTGGCATTGTTGTAAACAAACAAGTTAAGGGCAAGATTCTTGCCAAGAGAATTAATGTGCGTATTGAGCACATTAAGCACTCTAAGAGCTGAGATAGCTTCCTGAAACGTGTGAAGGAAAAtgatcaaaaaaagaaagaagccaaagagaaaggtaccTGGGTTCAACTAAAGCGCCAGCCTGCTCCACCCAGAGAAGCACACTTTGTGAGAACCAATGGGAAGGAGCCTGAGCTGCTAGAACCTATTCCCTATGAATTCATGGCATAA